From a region of the Haematobia irritans isolate KBUSLIRL chromosome 4, ASM5000362v1, whole genome shotgun sequence genome:
- the LOC142236224 gene encoding uncharacterized protein LOC142236224 isoform X2, translating to MVHTTVIHQCLMIDVANTTRKEKKRVRPHFTVHGKKPTNPRPLACKADVATTAPRCPTKSQWIVCWLTNFMVRGSILRPGERERC from the exons ATGGTCCATACTACAGTCATTCATCAATGCCTAATGATCGATGTGGCAaatactacacgcaaagaaaaaaaacgtgtacg tccacatTTTACTGTTCATGGTAAAAAACccacgaacccacgacccttggcatgcaaggcggacgtagcaaccactgctccacggtgcccaactaaat ctcagtggatagtgtgttggcttacaaatttcatggtccgcggttcgattctccgtccaggcgaaag agaaaggtgctaa
- the LOC142236224 gene encoding uncharacterized protein LOC142236224 isoform X1: protein MVHTTVIHQCLMIDVANTTRKEKKRVRPHFTVHGKKPTNPRPLACKADVATTAPRCPTKLDSVLAYKFHGPRFDSPSRRKRKVLRTKKPRGSEKDVRENAISQKRLFF, encoded by the exons ATGGTCCATACTACAGTCATTCATCAATGCCTAATGATCGATGTGGCAaatactacacgcaaagaaaaaaaacgtgtacg tccacatTTTACTGTTCATGGTAAAAAACccacgaacccacgacccttggcatgcaaggcggacgtagcaaccactgctccacggtgcccaactaaat tggatagtgtgttggcttacaaatttcatggtccgcggttcgattctccgtccaggcgaaag agaaaggtgctaagaactaaaaaacctcgtggaagtgagaaagatgtgagggaaaatgcaattagccagaaaagattgtttttttga